ACTTGCATCGGCATAGGCATAAAGGCTGCTGCTCTGTCATTCAAAAATTTTGCATAAACAGTTACTGAACCTTTTTCGAATTCTTTGGTAACATTAAATTTAACTTGTCCACCATTATTGGCTACAAAACCAGGGCTTCTTACTCCTTCACCGGTTCTGTAAAAACCACCGGCATGAAAGTATAACCCATCTCCAATTCTGGCTCCGTATTCTAAGTCGGTTCTGAAATCATTGTAATCTAAACCAAAACTAGTCGCCATACTTCCGCCTTCCGTTTTACCCGTTTTGCTGATAAAATTGATAATTCCCCGGGAGAATTTGAAGATAATGTAGAAGCTGAACCTCCTCTAATTGCTTCGATTTTGGCTATATTTCTGTCGAATCTTGTAAAAATATCAGCTGTAGCGAAAGCAATATCACCATATAAAAGTACCGGTAACCCGTCTTCTTGTATTTGTAAATACTTTGAACCTCCGGAAGAAATAGGCACTCCACGAACTGCAATATTAGCATTCCCTTCACCTCCTGAAGACTCTGAACGAATACCGGGAATGGTTCTAAAAATTTCAGCCGTTGATCTGGGAGCCGATTGCTCAACTTGTTTAACGTCTAAAGTAGTAATTGAAACGCTTGATTTAAGTTTAGCTTTTGGATTTACAACTCCGGTAACAACCACCTCTTCTAATGAATTGGCGTCATCCTGCATTTGGAAGTCTAAAGTAGTTTTACCACTGATGTTGACCGATTTTTTTTGAGTTGCCAAACCGATGAACGAAACGCTAACTGAAGCAGAACCATCGCTCAAACCCGAAATAGAATAATTCCCATCGGCATCGGTAACCGTAGACTTTGAAGCTTTTTCTACAACTACATTAGCTCCGACAATAGCATTCCCTTTCGAATCAGCTACTTTGCCTGACAAGCTACTGTTTTGTGAAAAGGACAGATTAAATAGCATTAAGGCTATAAAAAACAGCAACCTTTTCATAAATAAAGTACTTTTTTTCATTTTTTGTAATTTGTTTGATTAGTAATTATTGTTGATTTATTTTCCGAAATTATATTTTTAGTTAACAAAATTTTATGAAAACAGCATCGAAAACGTTTTCGAAATTACCGAAAACGTTTTCGGTAATTTATTGATATTTTTTTATCATATTTGTTAAATGAGAGATATAACTTTAAAACAAATTGCAGAAACCTTAGGAATATCTATTACTACTGTTTCTAAAGCTTTGAAAAACTATCCTGATGTAAGTCCGAAGACTAGAAAGGCCGTTTTAGACTTAGCAAATTCGTTAAGCTATACTCCAAACAGTTTTGCCGTAAATCTTAGAACTAAAGAATCTAAAACCATCGGACTGATTATCCCTGAAGTGGTGCATCATTTTTTCTCAAATGTTATCAATGGTATTATTGATGAAGCAGAAAAAAAAGGGTATTTGGTAATTATTCTACAATCCAATGAATCTTTGGAAATGGAAAAGAAACAAGTAGAGCTCTTGATGAATAAAAGAGTTGACGGCATTATTATGTCTTTATCCAACCAATCGAACGATGACGAACATATAAAAGACATCATCAGAAAAGAAATTCCTTTTGTAATGTTCGATAAAATTTCGAAACTTATTCCATGCTCTAAAGTAATTATAAACGATCAAAAAGCGGCCTTCAACGCAGTAGAACACCTGATTAGTAAAGGCTGTAAAAAAATTGCTCACATACGAGGTCCGGTAAATCCTCAAAATGCTATTGACCGCTTTCTGGGTTACAAAAAAGCGCTTGAAAAAAACAACATCCCTTTTGATCCAAAATTAGTTTATACTTGTAAAAATGTAACCTTTGAAGAAGGTAAAATGTTTGCCAAACAAATTGCAAAAGAACACCCCAATGTTGATGGCGTTTTTGTGATTACTGATTTAGTAGCCGTGGGGGTTTTAGCTCATTTTAATGAAGTTGGAATCAATGTGCCCGAACAAGTAAAAGTTATCGGATTCAGTAATTGGTTTATGTCACAAGTAATAACACCTAAACTCAGCACTGTTGACCAACCCAGCTTTGAAATGGGTGTAGAATCGTTCAAGTTATTGCTAGAAGAAATAAATTCAAAAAAAGACGTGCAACTATTTCATCCCAAGACTATTGAATTAGAAACGAATATTATAGAGCGAGAATCTACCGCATAACATCATAAAAAAAACCTCCCATTTCTGAGAGGTTTAGTACCCGGAGTGGGAATCGAACCCACACACCTAAGTACACGAGTTTGAGTCGTGCGCGTCTACCAATTCCGCCATCCGGGCTAAGGAGTAAATGACAAATAGCTGTCATTCGGACATTGATGTTTATCAATTTGTGGGTGCAAATGTAAATAATTTTTCTTCATACCATCAAAAAAATAGTTAAAAATATCCTTTCACACTCGGATTTAATTTCTAAATTTGCACCGCGTTACAGCAACACACAACTAACTAACTACATCCGAGGCAATTATATGCATCAAGTTTTGACAAATGACAAAGCCGAATGGTATAGAGCGCAACGGAATAAAAACAACAAATTACAATGTCGCATTTAGAACCAGAAGCAAAGATTTTTGCGTGTTCGCAAAGCGTCTATCTAGCTGAACAAATTGCCAGTCATTATGGTGTTCCGCTGGGTAAAGTTACGTTCTCAAAATATAGTGATGGTGAATTTCAGCCTTCGTTTGAAGAGTCTATAAGAGGTTTACGCGTTTTTATTGTCTGCTCCACTTTTCCCAGTGCCGACAATTTAATGGAGCTATTGTTAATGATTGATGCCGCAAAACGAGCCTCAGCCAGACACATTACTCCCGTAATTCCTTATTTTGGATGGGCAAGACAAGACCGAAAAGACAAACCCAGAGTTCCGATTGGAGCCAAGCTAGTAGCCAAATTATTGGAAACAGCTGGTGCCACAAGAATCATGACGATGGATTTACACGCCGATCAAATACAAGGGTTTTTCGAAAAACCGGTAGACCACTTGTTTGCATCGACTATCTTTTTGCCTTATGTTAAAAGTCTGCAATTAGACAACTTAACAATTGCTTCGCCCGACATGGGAGGTTCTAAAAGAGCTTACGCCTATTCTAAATTTTTAGAATCAGATGTAGTGATTTGTTACAAACAAAGAAAAGCCGCCAACGTAATTGGCACTATGGAGTTGATTGGAGAAGTGAAAGGCAGAAACGTGATTTTGGTAGATGACATGGTCGACACCGGAGGCACATTAGCCAAAGCGGCAGATTTAATGATTGAAAAAGGTGCTTTAAGTGTGAGAGCCATTTGTACCCACGCCATCCTTTCGGGAGACGCGTATGACAAAATAGAAAATTCACAGTTAAGCGAATTAATAGTAACCGATTCTATTCCATTAAAGAGAGCATCGAAAAAAATAAAAGTGGTGAGTTGTGCTCCGCTTTTTGCCGAAGTAATGCACATGGTGCAACACAACAATTCCATCAGCGGTAAATTCCTGATGTAATTCAAGTAAGTATTTTTTATTTATTAACTATATATTTTTACAATGAAATCGATTACGATTAAAGGACAAGAAAGAGAAACCGTAGGAAAGAAAGCTACTAAAGCCCTACGCGATGCTGGAATGGTCCCTTGCGTTATTTACGGAGGAACTACACCAGTGCATTTTGCAGCAGAAGAAAAAGCATTCAAAGGCTTGGTTTACACTCCAAACGCACACACCGTTGTGGTTGATTTGGCTGGAAAAACTACCAATGTTATTCTTCAAGACATTCAGTTTCACCCGGTATCTGACAAAATTTTACACATTGATTTCTTTCAATTAAACGAAAGCAAAGAAATCACTATGGAAGTTCCGGTGAAAATCACAGGTACCTCACCAGGTGTATTATTAGGAGGTGATTTACGTTTGAACCAAAGAAGATTAAAAGTGAAAGCTTTACCAAAAAATCTTCCGGATTTTGTTGAAGCTAACATTTCTGAATTGCAAATGGGTAACAAATTATACGTTACCAAATTAGAAGCGAAAAACTTCAAATTGATGCACCCAGACAACACTGTGGTTTGTCAAGTGAAGATTTCACGTGCTGCTATGAAAGCTGCTCAAGAAGCGGCAAAAGCAGCAAAAGCACCTGCAAAAGGAAAGAAAAAATA
Above is a genomic segment from Flavobacterium phycosphaerae containing:
- a CDS encoding 50S ribosomal protein L25/general stress protein Ctc; this encodes MKSITIKGQERETVGKKATKALRDAGMVPCVIYGGTTPVHFAAEEKAFKGLVYTPNAHTVVVDLAGKTTNVILQDIQFHPVSDKILHIDFFQLNESKEITMEVPVKITGTSPGVLLGGDLRLNQRRLKVKALPKNLPDFVEANISELQMGNKLYVTKLEAKNFKLMHPDNTVVCQVKISRAAMKAAQEAAKAAKAPAKGKKK
- a CDS encoding Plug domain-containing protein yields the protein MKKSTLFMKRLLFFIALMLFNLSFSQNSSLSGKVADSKGNAIVGANVVVEKASKSTVTDADGNYSISGLSDGSASVSVSFIGLATQKKSVNISGKTTLDFQMQDDANSLEEVVVTGVVNPKAKLKSSVSITTLDVKQVEQSAPRSTAEIFRTIPGIRSESSGGEGNANIAVRGVPISSGGSKYLQIQEDGLPVLLYGDIAFATADIFTRFDRNIAKIEAIRGGSASTLSSNSPGELSILSAKRVKRKAEVWRLVLV
- a CDS encoding ribose-phosphate pyrophosphokinase: MSHLEPEAKIFACSQSVYLAEQIASHYGVPLGKVTFSKYSDGEFQPSFEESIRGLRVFIVCSTFPSADNLMELLLMIDAAKRASARHITPVIPYFGWARQDRKDKPRVPIGAKLVAKLLETAGATRIMTMDLHADQIQGFFEKPVDHLFASTIFLPYVKSLQLDNLTIASPDMGGSKRAYAYSKFLESDVVICYKQRKAANVIGTMELIGEVKGRNVILVDDMVDTGGTLAKAADLMIEKGALSVRAICTHAILSGDAYDKIENSQLSELIVTDSIPLKRASKKIKVVSCAPLFAEVMHMVQHNNSISGKFLM
- a CDS encoding LacI family DNA-binding transcriptional regulator; the encoded protein is MRDITLKQIAETLGISITTVSKALKNYPDVSPKTRKAVLDLANSLSYTPNSFAVNLRTKESKTIGLIIPEVVHHFFSNVINGIIDEAEKKGYLVIILQSNESLEMEKKQVELLMNKRVDGIIMSLSNQSNDDEHIKDIIRKEIPFVMFDKISKLIPCSKVIINDQKAAFNAVEHLISKGCKKIAHIRGPVNPQNAIDRFLGYKKALEKNNIPFDPKLVYTCKNVTFEEGKMFAKQIAKEHPNVDGVFVITDLVAVGVLAHFNEVGINVPEQVKVIGFSNWFMSQVITPKLSTVDQPSFEMGVESFKLLLEEINSKKDVQLFHPKTIELETNIIERESTA